A DNA window from Acropora palmata chromosome 12, jaAcrPala1.3, whole genome shotgun sequence contains the following coding sequences:
- the LOC141860092 gene encoding uncharacterized protein LOC141860092: MSKANKIEWSNIGGALPKPKRLHLEKDDVDNLYHCPIEPCEHDGFQSQRGCRKHVNNKHGWFLYFDEKPRVHLKLAPNSSKVQTKSSAASSTDDDLSSTRSKPGARLMPSFSPSGEIGEQLTTWLTGSGGGYKKARPAQQIVSRCLKFLKFCCEEEEEELSFDVIDFSLCSPSLLFKFIDCLQEECKLGHGGRLGYIDAISELIDFRKVNGASDGVLRKLSATELYIKRARKTVAKMMRLQWTQDLDVESLEARGHWASMEELLEVVSFHLPRYEQTVKTCQNDPGRVSPSDLTFATQFLAIYLFIKVKGSRPMTYQYLTVEMVKEAKANGGFIDQKTFKTAGKYGFDSVILTETSMQILDGYIHFVRPLLKPRCDFVLVTENGSQHSKLGNEMSKLVFDAIGKYVHPTRYRQIVETQSLHALNDKEHRVLSEDQKHCSVVAKVHYQKRRSREVAVKAHECLQKLQGTKGSEVAMEVNTRFGSSSTSSTATFEPVIECARSENTRPNIDTPPRSNRLLSQGHQRRPLRFTTHEDDLLKKGIDKHGFGRWTAILRDPDFGFQKGRLADSLKKRAELRFLPNEKP, from the coding sequence ATGAGCAAAGCAAACAAGATCGAGTGGTCTAATATCGGTGGCGCATTGCCTAAACCAAAACGTCTTCACCTAGAAAAAGACGATGTGGACAATTTGTACCATTGCCCGATCGAACCGTGCGAACACGACGGATTTCAAAGCCAACGCGGGTGTAGGAAACACGTCAACAACAAGCATGGCTGGTTCCTCTATTTCGACGAAAAACCTCGCGTACATTTAAAGCTTGCCCCAAACTCTTCCAAAGTGCAAACGAAATCGTCCGCCGCCTCGAGTACGGATGATGATTTATCGTCTACGCGATCGAAGCCGGGCGCAAGATTAATGCCTTCCTTCTCGCCTTCCGGTGAAATTGGCGAGCAATTGACGACTTGGTTGACAGGAAGTGGCGGCGGTTACAAAAAGGCTCGTCCGGCACAACAGATTGTCAGTAGGTGCTTGaaatttctcaaattttgctgcgaagaggaggaggaggaatTAAGTTTCGACGTGATCGATTTTAGCCTCTGTTCTCCAAGCCTGCTGTTTAAGTTCATCGATTGTTTACAAGAGGAGTGCAAGCTCGGTCATGGCGGGAGATTGGGATACATAGACGCGATTTCAGAGTTGATCGACTTCAGAAAAGTCAACGGTGCATCGGATGGAGTTCTTAGAAAGTTATCCGCGACGGAATTGTACATCAAAAGGGCGCGCAAGACAGTGGCGAAGATGATGCGATTGCAGTGGACGCAAGATCTCGACGTCGAATCGTTAGAGGCCAGGGGCCACTGGGCAAGCATGGAAGAGCTGTTAGAAGTCGTGTCTTTTCACTTGCCTCGCTACGAACAGACCGTGAAAACGTGCCAGAATGATCCCGGTCGAGTGAGTCCCTCCGACTTGACATTTGCAACCCAATTTTTGGCTATCTACTTGTTCATCAAGGTGAAAGGATCGCGTCCCATGACTTATCAATATCTCACAGTTGAAATGGTAAAGGAAGCAAAGGCGAACGGCGGTTTCATCGATCAAAAGACCTTCAAGACTGCGGGAAAATACGGATTCGACTCTGTGATTCTCACAGAAACAAGCATGCAAATACTCGACGGCTATATACATTTCGTGAGGCCTTTACTTAAGCCCCGGTGCGACTTTGTCTTGGTCACCGAAAACGGAAGCCAACACAGCAAATTGGGCAACGAGATGAGCAAGTTGGTCTTCGACGCTATTGGCAAATACGTTCACCCCACGCGTTATCGCCAAATCGTCGAAACGCAAAGTCTTCACGCGCTTAACGACAAAGAGCATCGAGTTTTGTCCGAAGACCAAAAACATTGCTCTGTAGTTGCCAAAGTGCACTATCAGAAGCGGAGATCGCGCGAAGTTGCTGTCAAGGCCCACGAATGTCTTCAAAAATTACAGGGCACCAAAGGTTCGGAGGTGGCTATGGAAGTGAACACTAGATTTGGCAGCTCGAGTACTAGTTCcacagccacttttgagccaGTCATTGAATGTGCAAGATCAGAAAACACGCGGCCCAACATCGATACCCCGCCCCGTTCAAATCGCTTACTAAGTCAGGGTCATCAACGTCGACCGTTGAGGTTTACGACGCACGAAGACGATCTTCTAAAAAAGGGTATCGATAAGCACGGATTTGGACGATGGACCGCTATCTTAAGAGACCCAGATTTTGGTTTTCAGAAAGGCAGGTTAGCCGATTCTTTGAAGAAGAGGGCCGAACTTCGGTTTCTGCCGAATGAAAAACCTTAG